The Brevibacillus choshinensis genome includes the window GTTTAAGCATAGGCTCATAATGGGTGTATCCGCCTATTTTCGCCAAGATAGAACTTATTTTGACTGTACTTCCTCCTTATTCTCTATTTATTCTTGTTCGGAAAGGAATTGTATCCATGTCTTTCTCCGATAAAAATAATATTTTTAATAGTAAAACTGCCATATTACTTGCTGCGATGAGCTATCAGACATATCCATTATATTTCGAGGGAAGTCTTATCTTGCCTCAAGGATTTAAACTTCAATATACCATCCGTGCTTTTGCTGATGTAGAGAATCCTACGGAAAATGTAATTGGTTTTATAGCAGAGTCAAAAGATCTAATCGTATTAGCGTTTAGGGGTTACGCTGCTTATCCTGCGGACCTTTTAGCAGCCTATGACATCATTCAAGTACCCTATCCTTTCGTTGAAAACGGGGGCAAAACCTCTCGCGGGTTTACATGTCTTTATCAATCAACGAGGAAAAAATTAATCAGAAAATTGAATAATTTTTCCGCATCAAAAAAGCTGTTTGTTACGGGCCACAACTATGGAGGAGCACTGGCAGTGTTAGCTTCCCTCGATATTGCGGTAAACACTAAGTTCGAGAATCCCATCATATATACTTATGGTAGTCCTCGTATTGGAGACCCCGGCTTTGCTATCCGCTTCAACCAAGTAGTAAAAAATAGTATACGAATCGTAAATATCCATGACCCTTATCCTACTTTCCCAGCTCAAAAGTATCCGCCTCCATTTACAGAGGAAGGTTTAACCTATCAACATGTAAAAACAAAGTTTCCTATCTCTTTTCAACTGAATAATACTTCTCGTAACGATGGGATCGCCTGTTATTTTAAAAACATCCGTCCACTTAATCCGGATTTTGCCCAATCATTATGCAATGAAAATCCTGGTTTTTGTCCCGATGCCGAAATGTGTTTTCCGTTTCAAGACACATGTAAGCCTCCGAAGCCTTGAAGATAAGAAAGGAGATACATCGATGGATAAGGCAGGAATAGCTACTATTTATAATCCTGACGATGCGATATTGCTTTCGGCCACGCTTTATCAGTCCTACCAGCTTTTTGAGTCGGGTTCGCTTGACTTGCCAAAAGGATATAGCCTTCGATTTACGATTCGCGCGCTTGCTGGTGTAGAGGAACCGGAATCGGAGGTATTTGGTTTTATCGCAGAGTCACAGCATAATATCATTGTAGCTTTTCGAGGAACCCGAACATTTAACGACAATGAGTCAGACCAAGATTTATATCAAGTGCCCTATCCTTTTGTCAAAAATTCAGGAAAAACCCATCGCGGGTTTACATGCATTTATCAATCGACGAGAAACACTTTGATCAGAGAACTAAAAAAACTTTCCTCTTCAAAAAGGCTTTTCGTAGCTGGACACAGTTTAGGAGGAGGTATAGCCGTATTAGCTGCTTTGGATTTTGCAATGAACACCAAGTTTAAAAATCCTTTCGTTTACACTTATGGCAGCCCACGTGTTGCAGACCCTGTCTTTACTTCCCGGTTCAACCAAACCGTAAAGAATAGTATTCGTATTTTCAATGTCCATGACATAATTCCTACGTTACCGGATCAAGTGTATCTTCCTCCATTTACAAAGAATGGAATATATTATCGACATGTAAATACGAAGTATCCATTATCATTCCAGCTGAACAGCTTAGCCGTTCGCAATCATGAAATTGTCTGCTATTTTAAATATCTTAGTCAACAGAATCCTGATTTTACTGACGCTTTATGTGCTGATAACCCTGGATTTTGTCCCGATACGGGATTATGCGTTCCGTTTATAGGGATCTGTAGTGAGTTACGCTAGAAATGTTTCGCCGCGCTTTTGATCATATATCCTGAACCACTTCTCTGATGAGTGTTCCGTTTAAGTTGCTAACAGGTTCAAATACCTTCTGAACATATCGCGGAGTTGTTTTCACTGCTCTTTTAACAACATAGATATTATTTTATTTCACGATAAAACGATACGCTGTTGAAGCAGTTCCTCCTCTTTGATCACTTGCTGTGACTATTATCGTAACTTTCCCCGTCTTTTGAGCCATTACTTTAATTATACTGCCTTCAACTTCAACTTTTGCTACCGACTGACTTTGCGACAATGCAGAAAAAACTAATTCATCTCCATCAACATCTGAAAAGACATCCCTAACATCTATTTCATACTCAGCCCATGGAACTATCGTCTCTGGATCTGGCATCTCTTCTCGTAACTCAGGAGGATGGTTTATTTCTGATGCTGACTCTAATATCTCACCATTCATTAAGAATCCAGTCATTGTTACGACTATAGCTTTTGATAGTATCCATAATTGCATAAAACACCACTCCATTTCTGACAATCTATCCAAGAGTCTATAAATAAATACTGCAAATCTTCCTGGTTAAACCCATGAGTTAAATAAAACCAATTACTTATTTTTTTCTACAGCTACTCCATGGTCATCTACTTTCATCCATCTGTCTTGAGGCCGTGTATTATGCTGTAAGGTACATGGCCTAATCTTCGATGCTTACTACGTTTCGCATAATATCCGACATTACTCTTACTTAGTATATACCTAGCAGTCCATGCGGAGAACCCACCCATTGATTACCGATCCTTTCAAGAGATGAGCAATCATCAATCGCACACGAAATGTCTGGTAGGCGACGGACCAGGCCTGTATCTGTTGAAATTTGGATTCAATGATGCAAGAGGAAGGAGATTGACACAGGCAGATAAGCGTAAGATAAACGTAAGAAAAATAGAGGCTGTTCTTGGCGCAGCTCGTGCGTAAGAAAACAGCCACTGTGTTTTTGCATCCAGCATTTGGGGATCACCGTAAGGATCTAAGACCAGGAGAGGGCCTGTAACATGCCCAAGTCGGTCAAAACTTTCATTGCATAGGAACTCATACAGCTCTTCCTCAAAATGAATAGCATCTACTACCTTCATTGTATAAGCGTCAACCCCATTTGAATGCTTACCAATTGGACTGCTGTTCTCGGAAGAATACTCTATTTTTGCGCGATCTCCTACCCAAATGTCCGCCAATGTGACTTTCATAAGAAAATGCACCCCTTAAAAGCACATCGAATTTCCCTAGAGGGTGTACTCATAAACACTAGGGTGTTTTTCCAATGTCCATTTTAAGGAGTGCACTTCATTTCCATAGGATTTGTCTACTTTAAGGGTGTCCTTCACACAAAGAGCGGCTTCCCCATTTTTTTATGTCCGTCTTACTCCACCGATACATTCCAGAAAGAGATATCGTAAAAGTACTTATACCCTTTGACATTGTTACGATATGCCAGCAATCCAAACATGTCACCCAGCTTGATCACGGGCACATCCTCCCAGAACAACGCCTGAATCTCCTTAAAAATCTCCTTTTGCTCGGAAGCCTCATTTGACAGGCGGTATTTGTCCAGCAATTGATCCATTTTGGGATCGTTAAACTGACCGACGAACTTGTTACGGGAGTCGAGAAAAATAGGTTGTGTCGGATTCATATAGATAGGAAAGTACGTGAAGTACATCTCCCAGCCCTTTTCTTCTTTGGTTTTGCGCTGAAGAGTCGGGAAGTCGTAAATCTCCAGGTTCACGTTAATGCCCATCTTCTCCATTTGGGCTTTCACCACAACGGCTGTCTTGTATAAGAACTCGTAATCACGCGTGCCAAGGATCGTGACGGTCTGTCCCTGATAGCCTGCTTCCGCTAACAGCTTTTTCGCCTTATCGAGGTTTTTCTGGTTGTAGTTCTCTTTGCCCGCATCCACATACAGCGACTGTTCTTGATACATCAAGCCGTGATCCACTCGGTAAAAATCCGGGTTTCCTGTTGCTGCCATCATGATTTCGTCCAGATCCAGCCCGGCATTAACTGCCTGACGTGCTTTGATGTTGGAGAAAACATCGCTTTTCGTATTAAATACGATCCCATTCCAACGACGCGGTTTGGAGATCATCGTCTCAATGTTGGGGTCTTCTTTCAACTTATTATAGTTATCGATCGGAATATCGTCGGCGAAATCATATTCGCCCGATTGCAAACCAGCAACCCGTGTTGCTGCATCTGTAACGGGAATAAAGTAAAGGTCGTCCACCGATACTTCTTTCTTACCCGCGCGACCGCTCGTTGCCTGCTCTGATGGTTTGTAGTCGGAAAATTTCTGCAAATGGATGTATTGGTCTTGCTTCCATTCCACGAATTTGAACGGGCCAGAACCGATATACTCTTTTACGCCTTTCTCATCAGCTGCTTCAATTACTTCTTTTGGCATGATCATCGCCCCTTGCTGTGGGAACGCCAACGAAGACAATATAAAAGCGCTTGATGGACTGTCATTCCCCAATGCGATTTCCACGGTTTGCGCATCCTTCGCGGTGACCTTCGCCTTGGTTAACGCTGCTCGCCCGTTGTTGGAAAGCTCTTTCCATCTAGTGAGGGAAGCCACAACGTCTTCGGCTGTTACCTCTTTGCCATTGTGGAATTTCAGCCCTTCTCGCAGCGGGAATGTAATGGTTTTGCCGTCCTGGCTGACATCGATAGATTTTGCCATCATCGGAGCAACTTGATAGTTTTCATCCATTGTTACGAGCGATTCGAAGATATTCCATGAAATCTGCACAGCGGCAACCGTTGTCGTCTTCAGCAAATCCAGTGTCGGCGGTGCTGTTGAGGTTGCGACCCGCAATTCCTTCTTGCCTTCCGTCTTGCCATCGCCAGACGGAGTGTCCGACGGTGATGACGTCGAAGAGGAACATCCGATCAGGGATAAAAGCATTGCCACTATAAGGAAAATCGCTATACGATTTCTTTTCATCGCTGAAGCCCTCCACTTAGATAAAATTTGTCTTGCCTCTCTTTCTTTTTTTCTACTGCCACGCTTTGTTCATGAACGCCCACGCATCCATTTCTAGCTACTCTCCTTTAGTCTTTCAGCTAGCAATTGTAGAAACGTCTCCATCCGGTTGAGTGCGGCCTCCAGCTTTTCCATGGAATACGAATAGGAAATACGGATGTACCCCTCTCCCATTTCCGAAAAGGCATCTCCCGGAACGACAGCCACTTTGGCCTGTTCCAGCAATTGCAGCGCAAATTCTTGGGATGGTAACTGGAATTTGCGAATGGAGGGAAACATGTAGAAGGTTCCCGCTGGCTTGGCGACGTCCATGCCCATCGCGATCAGCCTGTCATAGACATAATCTCTTCGCTCCCGATACGCTGCTTTCATCGATTCCGTACAGTCATGATCGGTTTGTAGCGCTGCCAAGGCGGCAAATTGACTGACTGCACTCGGGCAAATGACATTGTACTGGTGCACCTTCAGCATCTCTTTCGCCAAATATGCGGGGCCACAGAGCAAGCCGATTCGCCAGCCTGTCATGGCATGCGACTTCGACAAACCGTTGATGGTGATCGTCTTGTTGCGCATACAGGGAATCGAGCCGATAGAAAAATGGTTTTTCTCGTACGTAAGCTCGCTGTATATCTCGTCTGACAGGACAAAAATATCCTTGTCGCTGAGAAGCTCGGCAATTTCCCGAACACACTGCTCGTCCAACACCGATCCGGTCGGATTAGACGGATAGGCGAGAACAATACATCGCGTTTTGTCCGTAATTTTGGCTTGAATCATTTCCGCAGTGACGAGAAAATCCGTATCCCTCGTATCGATGTAGACGGGAACAGCTCCACACAAGGAAATGACCGGTTCGTACCCAGGGTAGACAGGTCCTGGCAGGATGACCTCTGATCCCTCATCGAGAATCGTCCGCATCGCGGCCGCTATCGCCTCCGTGGCCCCGTTTGTAATGATGATTTCACTTATCGGGTCATAGGTTAGTCCGTACTGCTGCTGCAAAAAGTGCCCCGCCGCTTCCCGTAATTCCAGCAGCCCCGCTATATGGGTATAGCCTGTTTTGTTTTGGCGAATCGCCAATTCTCCCGCTTGCTTGATATAATCCGGCGTAGGAAAATCAGGTTCACCAATCGTCAGCGAGACCACATCCTGATGTTGGGCAACTACGTCGGAAAACCTGCGAATGCCTGTTATTTGCATATCCTTTACTCTCTGATGAATCAAATGCTCCACGTCTTCCCCCTTCTTCCCCGCAATGAATTATGAATACAGATGACAGGATACCCATTGATTGTGAGCAATCCTTACTGCCTGTGGGATAGCATGCGAACAGGTAGGTTTTGCCGCCGGGCACCTCGTATGAAACACGCAGCCTTGTGGCGGATTAAGCGGTGATGGCGTCTCTCCCGTCAAGATGATCCTCTCCCGCTTTGCCTCTGGATTAGGTACTGGTACGGCAGAGAGCAATGCTTTCGTGTAAGGATGAAGCGGATTTGCAAAGAGTGCATCGGTTTCTGCTTCCTCCACCAGGTTCCCCAGATACATCACACCGATCCTATCTGATATGTGCCGAACCACGCTTAAATCGTGAGCAATAAAGAGATAGGTTAATGCATAATCCTTTTTCAGTTGCAAAAAGAGATTGATTATTTGCGATTGTATCGAGACATCCAATGCGGATACAGGCTCGTCACAGACGATAAACTGCGGATTGACCGCGAGTGCTCTGGCCAGGACGATGCGCTGCCGCTGTCCCCCCGAGAATTCATGAGGGTAGCGATCGTACTGCTCAGGATGCAGGCCCACCTTGCTCAACAGCTCAAGCACACGTTCCTTTCGTTCCTTTTTATGGCCAACGTTAAAAATACTCATCGGCTCCTGGATGGCGTTGCCGATTCTTTTGCGCGGATTTAAGGAAGAGTACGGATCCTGAAAGACAATCTGCATCTCTTGACGCATCTTTCGCATGTCCTCTTCTCTCAGATCATTGAGCTTGTTCCCTTTATAGAAAATATCGCCTCTGGTCGGTTCAATCAGCCGCAGGATCATTCGCCCGGTGGTGCTTTTGCCGCAGCCTGACTCGCCGACAAGCCCATATGTCTCGCCTTTTTGAATCTGCAGCGAAATCTGGTTGACCGCTTTCACCACCCCTGGCTGACCATCGGGACCAGGCGATTGGGCTTTAAATTCTTTCACCAATTTCTCAATCCTGATAAGCGGCTCTGTGTGTTCCAGTTCAGTAGACAGCAAGCTGATCTCCCCCCATTGAAACGGATTCATGATGCCAGCAACGAACCTTGTGGTCAGCGGACAACGCGGTCAGGTCAGGCGCTTGTTCCAGGCATGTGACGTCGGTATAAGCACAGCGCGGAGCAAATCGGCACCCTGTGGGCACGTTGTGCAAGGAAGGAACCGTCCCTTCGATTACCGACAGTTGTTCGCCCCGGTTACTCTCCAGATTGGGAATCGAACGCATCAACCCGACCGTATACGGATGTTTGGGGTTTTTGAACAATTCGCTTACCGATGCTTCCTCCACGATTTGCCCGAGATACATCACCAGCACCCTCGAACAGACTTCGGCAACAACCCCCAGATCGTGGGTAATTAGAATAATCCCCATGTTTCGCTCTTGCTGCAGCTTCAGCATCAGATCCAGGATTTGCGCTTGAATCGTCACATCCAACGCCGTAGTTGGCTCATCTGCAATCAAGAGTTTGGGCTGACATGACAAGCCCATGGCGATCATCACCCGCTGCCGCATGCCTCCCGACAGTTGATGCGGGTATTCGTTCACGCGTTTTTCCGGTGAAGGAATGCCGACCAGCTTCAGCATTTCAATTGCCTTTGCCAACGCTGCTTTTTTGTTTACTTTTTGGTGCAGCATGACCGCTTCCGCAATTTGATCGCCAATGGAATATACCGGATTAAGCGAGGTCATCGGATCCTGAAAAATGATGGAAATGTCATTTCCTCTGATTTTCTCAAGCTCGTCCATGGAAAGGGACAGCAAATCG containing:
- a CDS encoding ABC transporter ATP-binding protein, yielding MLSTELEHTEPLIRIEKLVKEFKAQSPGPDGQPGVVKAVNQISLQIQKGETYGLVGESGCGKSTTGRMILRLIEPTRGDIFYKGNKLNDLREEDMRKMRQEMQIVFQDPYSSLNPRKRIGNAIQEPMSIFNVGHKKERKERVLELLSKVGLHPEQYDRYPHEFSGGQRQRIVLARALAVNPQFIVCDEPVSALDVSIQSQIINLFLQLKKDYALTYLFIAHDLSVVRHISDRIGVMYLGNLVEEAETDALFANPLHPYTKALLSAVPVPNPEAKRERIILTGETPSPLNPPQGCVFHTRCPAAKPTCSHAIPQAVRIAHNQWVSCHLYS
- a CDS encoding ABC transporter substrate-binding protein, whose amino-acid sequence is MKRNRIAIFLIVAMLLSLIGCSSSTSSPSDTPSGDGKTEGKKELRVATSTAPPTLDLLKTTTVAAVQISWNIFESLVTMDENYQVAPMMAKSIDVSQDGKTITFPLREGLKFHNGKEVTAEDVVASLTRWKELSNNGRAALTKAKVTAKDAQTVEIALGNDSPSSAFILSSLAFPQQGAMIMPKEVIEAADEKGVKEYIGSGPFKFVEWKQDQYIHLQKFSDYKPSEQATSGRAGKKEVSVDDLYFIPVTDAATRVAGLQSGEYDFADDIPIDNYNKLKEDPNIETMISKPRRWNGIVFNTKSDVFSNIKARQAVNAGLDLDEIMMAATGNPDFYRVDHGLMYQEQSLYVDAGKENYNQKNLDKAKKLLAEAGYQGQTVTILGTRDYEFLYKTAVVVKAQMEKMGINVNLEIYDFPTLQRKTKEEKGWEMYFTYFPIYMNPTQPIFLDSRNKFVGQFNDPKMDQLLDKYRLSNEASEQKEIFKEIQALFWEDVPVIKLGDMFGLLAYRNNVKGYKYFYDISFWNVSVE
- a CDS encoding lipase family protein, with product MDKAGIATIYNPDDAILLSATLYQSYQLFESGSLDLPKGYSLRFTIRALAGVEEPESEVFGFIAESQHNIIVAFRGTRTFNDNESDQDLYQVPYPFVKNSGKTHRGFTCIYQSTRNTLIRELKKLSSSKRLFVAGHSLGGGIAVLAALDFAMNTKFKNPFVYTYGSPRVADPVFTSRFNQTVKNSIRIFNVHDIIPTLPDQVYLPPFTKNGIYYRHVNTKYPLSFQLNSLAVRNHEIVCYFKYLSQQNPDFTDALCADNPGFCPDTGLCVPFIGICSELR
- a CDS encoding lipase family protein, which produces MSFSDKNNIFNSKTAILLAAMSYQTYPLYFEGSLILPQGFKLQYTIRAFADVENPTENVIGFIAESKDLIVLAFRGYAAYPADLLAAYDIIQVPYPFVENGGKTSRGFTCLYQSTRKKLIRKLNNFSASKKLFVTGHNYGGALAVLASLDIAVNTKFENPIIYTYGSPRIGDPGFAIRFNQVVKNSIRIVNIHDPYPTFPAQKYPPPFTEEGLTYQHVKTKFPISFQLNNTSRNDGIACYFKNIRPLNPDFAQSLCNENPGFCPDAEMCFPFQDTCKPPKP
- a CDS encoding aminotransferase A, which produces MEHLIHQRVKDMQITGIRRFSDVVAQHQDVVSLTIGEPDFPTPDYIKQAGELAIRQNKTGYTHIAGLLELREAAGHFLQQQYGLTYDPISEIIITNGATEAIAAAMRTILDEGSEVILPGPVYPGYEPVISLCGAVPVYIDTRDTDFLVTAEMIQAKITDKTRCIVLAYPSNPTGSVLDEQCVREIAELLSDKDIFVLSDEIYSELTYEKNHFSIGSIPCMRNKTITINGLSKSHAMTGWRIGLLCGPAYLAKEMLKVHQYNVICPSAVSQFAALAALQTDHDCTESMKAAYRERRDYVYDRLIAMGMDVAKPAGTFYMFPSIRKFQLPSQEFALQLLEQAKVAVVPGDAFSEMGEGYIRISYSYSMEKLEAALNRMETFLQLLAERLKESS
- a CDS encoding Ig-like domain-containing protein; this encodes MQLWILSKAIVVTMTGFLMNGEILESASEINHPPELREEMPDPETIVPWAEYEIDVRDVFSDVDGDELVFSALSQSQSVAKVEVEGSIIKVMAQKTGKVTIIVTASDQRGGTASTAYRFIVK
- a CDS encoding ABC transporter ATP-binding protein; its protein translation is MEKRPLLQVENLQTHFSTEQGKVTAVVGVSFHVHAGETVGLVGESGCGKSVTSLSILRLFGRNGSTTTEGSVLFEGNDLLSLSMDELEKIRGNDISIIFQDPMTSLNPVYSIGDQIAEAVMLHQKVNKKAALAKAIEMLKLVGIPSPEKRVNEYPHQLSGGMRQRVMIAMGLSCQPKLLIADEPTTALDVTIQAQILDLMLKLQQERNMGIILITHDLGVVAEVCSRVLVMYLGQIVEEASVSELFKNPKHPYTVGLMRSIPNLESNRGEQLSVIEGTVPSLHNVPTGCRFAPRCAYTDVTCLEQAPDLTALSADHKVRCWHHESVSMGGDQLAVY